AGGGAAGATCTTATCGATGTGTACAAATATCTCATGGGAGTCTGTGAAGAAGGtgcagccaggctcttctccgtggtgcccagtgacaggacaagaggccaTGGGCACAATGTAAAACACAGGAGgctctgtctgaacatcaggaaataaCATTTGACTGTGAGGGAGAGGAAGCACTGGTACAGGATGCCCAGAGATGTTGTgccatctccatccttggagacattcaaaagccagacaaccagctctaggtgagCGTTcctgagcagggggttggaccaggtgaccgCCACAGGTCCCTTCTAAATTTAAcagttctgtgtttctgttacaCAAGACATGAGGGGAGGCTGAGAGAAATTACCTTCTTCAGCCTTCAGATGAGAAGCTAAAGGAAGAGTTTTCTAATCTACTAACACTTGACTGGAGGATGAAGAGAGGAGGGAGCCTCTGGAGACAAACTTGGAGGATGACTGGAGGAACCTAGAGGGAGTGAAACTCTTCCTGAGTGTAGTGATAGAAATTAAGGTAATGAACGCAGTCTGGAACAGGGGAAATTTATACTGGaaatttggaatttattttgtttttatccaTGAGGTTGGAGCATGCGTGTAGATGGATCCCAGTAAGAatgtgtcacgaatgcaggtttgtgaatcctgctgattgtgtcaattcactatgaatgagtgactttacacagtttgatctagtaacagttagaatttacttgtagcaaatcgcagaatttgattataatatttttaatagcactcaatcatcaacgattaataaagtgattagacaaaattgatcaaaaccgtgacttagttacagattcgcagatggcaaggttcactctatgaCTACATAGAAGCGCATAAAAGAGacttaaatcacactgagttagaatgattgATAAAGGGCTTGCGTGtatatggaataagggggaccctcccgttgagtcacgaggtttagactagacccccttgctttctaaactccttctcagagaggagcctaggtgcggctgggtctagtcttagtctcagactcggtcaacagtttatatggataaggataatgtaatgtgtgtgtatatatgtatatatgtatatctagtacataggaaaagtgcataaaggaaattgtgttatatgagagagagagagagaaattgtatgtaggggatacagaaaccctcccgttgggtcacgaggtttagactagacccccttgctttctaaaatccttctcagagaggagcctaggttAAGCTAGGtctagtctcagacttggtcaacggtttatatggataaggatgatgtaatgtgtgtatatatatatgtatatatgtatatctagtactATATctaggattgtgagatgattgactttaatcaccagtaaatttccatccgagccacaattcgggtgggcttgttgttggaattccagcaatgatgataccaccctgtttcaaggctgtccggggtagctgtttgttctcgttcccctcgttagccataatacgaatcttgataagaacagagccgctctctgctccagccatgtacgagtttctggtacaattaaggggcacttaactgaccaactcgctacacaaaagctgcggcctggaattcctgagattgtaaagcagccgaagtgaaggggaaaaacagaacagaaaaacagagggctggggggagatgtaccaccacagtcccccacaacatccttctctctaaactggggagaaGTGGATATGATGGGTGCACTGTTCGGTgggtaaggaattggttgggtggtcgcatccagagggttgtggtcaatggctcgatgtccacatggagaccgatgacaagtggagtccctcaggggtctgtgcCAGGACCAGTGGTGTTTAATATCTTcctcaatgacatagacagtgggattgagtgcaccctcagcaagtttgcagatgacaccaagctgagtggtacagttgacacgccagaaggacaagatgtcatccaaagggacctggacaagctggagaggtgggcctgtgtgaacctcatcaggttcaacaaggccaagtgcaaagtcctgcacctgggatggggcaacccccaatatcaatacagggtgggggatgaagggattgagagcagccctgccgagaaggccttgggggtcctggtggatgaaaacccggacatgagccaacaatgtttgcttgcagcccagaaagccaaccatatcctgggctgcatcaaaagcagcgtggccagcaggtcaagggaggtcaTTCTGGctctctgttctgctctggtgagacctcacctggagccctgcctccagctctggagccctcagcacaagaaggacatggacctgttggagtgggtccaaaggagggccacaaaaatgatccgagggctggagcccctctcctacaaggccaggctgagggagttggggttgttcatcctggagaagagaaggctgtgaggagaccttattgcagcctttccgtacttaaagggggcctacaggaaagatggggagaatctttttagcaaggcctcttgtgacagcacaaggaggaaTGGTTtaaaactaaaggagggtagatttaggctggaaTCAAATCCCACTGTCAGTGACATGACCCTGTGGAGCTGGGCGTTatctcctctcccacagcaccTTTCCAGAGCAGAGTTGCATTGCGGCACTTGTGGGTCTGTAGAGCTGCTGGGCCTCAGGAAAGCTGTGCTTGAGGCAGacaaggcagcacagagcagcgctGCATGTTCATGCAACAGTCACTGTCCTGGGCCTGCCTTCAGCCAAGGGGGTGTTGCGttcccagggacaggggagTTTGTGAGACTGCTGACCTCCCCAGGGCCTCCCACATGCCCACAGTGCCTCTCTGGAGGACAACAGATTGCTGTTCATATGGCGTGCTCCAGGGCCAAGGGGGTAATTCTGAGCAGAGACGCAGCAAGGCAAGGACTGATGGCCATTGGCAGCGGAGTAACTAGGATTATCTTCCTCAGCTTCAAGAGGCAGTGCCTGGAAGAGGAATCGCTGCAGTGCGTCCCACCCTCCAATGCCTCGAGCAGTGATGAAgggttgccctgtgcccccacctATTTCCTTCCACAAAGCAATGGCTTTCCTCATCAGCACTCAGTATGCAGATGGTCAGACCACCTAATGGACACAGGCAGGGTTGCAGCAAATTTTAATGAGTTTGGAGAGGGAAATGAGGTCCCTCCAAGTGGAGGTCCCCAgtgaggggagcagcaggagcagccaagaagctgtttcccttttgctgtGGCAGAGTTCCCACAGGGCATGTGGGGACCTGCCTGGCAAAGGGAGAGAGGctagcagctccctgcaggctgGTTTCTGGGGTCCTCACTGCAGGCTTTGAGAGGAGGACAAGACaacatagaaaagaaagaaaaacggTGAGTGGAATACAGGAAAGGTGGACATTGGCCATGTTTTCAGAGAGCCCAGGCTGGCCCCTTCCAGTCTGCCCTTGCAGGGCAAGTCAGACATGGTCAGCTGCTCTTAAAACAATGGCATGAAGTTTGATCCTGTGTCCAGCACCACGTTCTGAGTTCCTGGGGGTCCTTATCATGGTCGATTGCCAGCATCTTTAGCAGGGGGGGCATCTGCTGCCACAGTAGCGGCTGGTAATGCAGGAGAGGTCACAGCACCCGGAGGTGATGGGCACTCCGtcacagctgaggatgctgccaacagcagcggaggtggaggagcccacaacggtgttctgcgggaaggagctgaggatggggccgggcagggtcaccaccacagcaGGGGGTTCAATGACAACagtggagttctggcactgcctgacacagggctcgttgcagctgttggccagcggggtcgggccgcagggctggcagggctggcagggctggcactggtcgtagcaggacatgtcttggGGCCTGAGGggcacctgggagagagggcagggaggaagcaaaacacGGGGATGCATGAGGAGCAGCCTGTCACCACACCATGAGGGAGCCAAAGCCCATGCAGGACCGGGAGTTGGGGGCTGTGCAGAGATGTATGAGGGCTTCTTGGCCTCATCCTGACAGGGCCCAAAAAGACCCACCACCTCCTGTGCAGCTACTGCCCAGCCTCTTAGTCTAgaagccacctcactacagtcCCAGCTTCCCTCCATGGCTAACTTTCTCaccacttccctctcccacaACAAGCACCCACAAGATCGGGCACAGGACAAGGCTGGTGTCAGCTGAGAGGTCCATTGAGGTGAGACCTCCTTTTAGACAAAGCAGACaaggagaaggggcttcagactcacctgactcccaaggagaaggaagcaagagaagtggatgagagagcgaggagctgggctggctttTATCATGGACCtttcctgccccaggctgccagAGGCATCCCTTGTAGAGGTGGTTATTTTCTGACAAGCTCATCTTGAATGCAAGACATGCCAGCTGATGCTatgggctgtgttttggcttcctcaattgctgcttttcatttcctgctttaTGCCAGGCACATTCCCCAGTGAAGGCGTATTTTGCATGACAGGATGAGAGGCCCAAGCATTTCCGGTGCAAAATACATCAGCGTGGGCAGAGGACTCATCTCAACATGCCGGAAGAGTCCGGTGAAGGACACTGAAGATAGACTGAAAAACTGGCTTAgacaacacacatacacacacacagatctaGACGTCCAGTCACCTGAGTTAATGGAGAAGACTCAAGGCACCCAAACAAAGGCTGTCTACACTGTCCAGGACCACTGCACAGTGTTGGACTTGAACAGAGTCCTCTTCTGCGTGTCCTTTTTGCAAGGGTTCAGTGTGGCTGAGGGAAGACTGCTCGGCACTGGGTGAGAGTGGGAGATGCAGGTGATGAGAGTAACGTgcccagcttgagcccatctgcccacaccaaagccctttccctgctctctgtctGTCCCTGAGTACCATGGACATGGATGTGGGCTTTAGCCATGGGATGGAGGTGCTTGTAGGCTCTGGTAGGACAGCCTGTGGGTTCCCTTCTGATCGCGTGATGAAGCAAGCCATGCACACGTGACCAGGTAGGCAGGCCCTGCTGTGGGATTATGCCAGCTGGGGAGTGTAGAGGCCATGATCGCTCAGTTGCAGGATCAGTGTGTCCAGAAAGATGATTTGTCCCATTTACTGTGCACAtctgctgtgggatgggatAAGTCCTGTGTGTGAATTGAAGaacagggctctgttttggggccagccttgtttaatatctttatcaatgatgtggatgaggggattgagtgcaccctcactaagtttgcaggcaacaccaaactgggtgggagtgtcaatctgctggagggtaggatggccctgcagagggacctggacaggctggacccatgggctgaggccaactgtatgaggtttaacaaggccaagtgccgcgtcctgcacttcggtcacaacaaccccatgcagcactacaggcttggggaagagtggctggaaagctgcctggccgaaaaggatctgggggttttggctgacagccggctgaacatgagccagcagtgtgcccaggtgtccaagaaaaccaacagcatcctggcttgtgtcaggaatagtgtggccagcaggagcagggaggtgattttgtccctgtactcggcgctggtgaggccgcacctggaatactgtgtccggttttgggcccctcaatacaagaaagacattgaggtgctgaagtgtgttcagagaagggcaaggaagctggtgaagggtctggagcacaggccttctgaggagcggctgagggaactggggttgtttagcctagagaagaggaggctgaggggagaccttatcgctctctacaactacctgaaaggaggttgtagtgaggtgggtgttggtttcttctcccatgtagttagtgataggacgagaggaaatgggcttaagctgcgccaggggaggtttaggttggaaattaggaaaaatttcttcatggaaagggtggtcaggcattggaacaggctgcccagagaggtggtggagtcaccatccctggaagtgttcaaacaacgggtagatgtggcactttgggacatggtgtagtctagtttacccttgattggcttagagtagacttggtagtgtaggttactggttggattggatgatcttaaaggtcgtttccaacctaaacgattctatgattctatgatgtctCTTCACTGACTGTGGGAAGAGTCTGTAGGGTatgttagagcaggtccagaggagggccacaaaagtgAACAGGGGGTTGGAACAcatctcctatgaagaaagtctGAGAGAGGTTGGGGTTGTTGAGCCTGGAGAGGGAAGGGCTCTGGGGAGGCCTTCTtgaggcctttcagtacttaaagggggcttataagaaaaagagagaaagatgttttgccagggcctgtagtgacaggacaagggccAATGGCTTTAAattgaaagagggtagatttagctTGGGtataaagatgaaatattttccaatgaAAGCGGTGAGACCCTGGAAGGTGTTGCCCAGACatgttgtggatgccccatcattggaagtgttcaaggtcaggttagatggggctttgagcaagctgACCTAATGAAAGATTTCACTGCCCATGGTGCGGGAGTTAGACTAGATGTTCTttcagggtcccttccaacccaaaccattctgtgatttgatGAATTCTATGTATGGATACATATACTATACAGCTATTTCTATGAATTATGCCGGTAACAAAGATGGCTCTGAGGTTcttccctgcagggcagggagtcTGGGTGGAATAAGCTCCTACATGAAGATGTCTGGAATCTGAGCTGGTcccacagggctggaaggacaTGTTCCCTGAAGGGATCTTGATCCATTTTGTTTACTAAGAGTGAGGtgtaaagcacagcacagaagtcAGAAGAGAATCCCTCTCCCTCGAGAGCTCATGTGGGCAGCGTGCATGGCAGGAGCGGGGtgaaatgggaagcacaggttgaggcagctctgtgcctgccttctgcacagcagagccacaggaTCGCTCTTGCTCTGCGCCTGTAAGAAGTGAAGGCGGAGACGAAGCAGCGGAGGGCCacactgccaacactgaagATAATCACAGCCTTGTTTGCAGAAGTGCCAGCACAAGCCATGGCCAGCACGGCTGGCGCAACACTGAAGAAGTGGCAGATGTGCCTGTGGGCACAGAGAGACAACTGGGAAGTGAGTCTTGtatgcagagcaggaggcagggacCCGGCCAGCCATgtccctgccaccagccagATGCACACAGCCTGATGCAGGATGGCCCCATAGCACAGCGGGTTGCAGGTAGGTAAGCTGTGGCCATAGGACATGACAGTGTAGAGGGAGCAGTGGtctctgcccagcagctggaaatccTCCAGCACCCTTGGAAGGAAGACACCGCAGAAGGGCTTTTGGTCTTCAGTCCTTCTGAAGGAGAGTGGCCTCCTTGTGACCTCACCTCCCTTCCACCCCAGAGCAACACCCTTCTCCTGTGCACCTTGGGGAGTGTCCACAGAGGGAAGGACCACATGGAGGCCAGGCTTGAATGCACCAGAACTTTAATGAGACTGAAGAGGAGACAGACGATTCCTACGAGGCTTGCCTTGAGGGAACCTTGCTGCCActgcaaaccaaagcaaacaaagaaaagggagagaaaggcaaGGTCGGTCAGCTATGCTGAAAACAACATCCAAAAGATCAATCCTGTGCCCAGCACCATGTTCTGAGTTCCTCAAGGTGTCTCCCTGGGTTTTTCCCAAGCATCTTTAACAGGGgaggcaccttctgccacagtagCGGTTGGTAATGCAGGAGAGGTCAAAGCCCCCAGAGGAGATAGGCACTCCCtgagagctgaggatgctgccaacagcagcagaggtggaggagcccacaacggtgttctgcgggaaggagctgaggatgggtccgggcagggtcaccaccacaggagagggctcaatgacgacggtggagttctggcactgcctgacacagggctcgttgcagctgttggccagtggggtcgggccgcagggctggcagggcaggcacgggctgtagcaggacatgtctctgggctggagatgcacctgggagagagggcaggggggaagcagaACACAAGGATGGGTGAGAAGCAGCCTGGttacacagtgacaaaggaggCAAGGTACTACTAAGAAGGGAGCTGGACactgtgccagcagccacatGGTCTCCATTGCCCTacaaagagcagcctggcccagggaCACTCTCTCCTAATTCATGAGCCAAAAGCCCCCGCAGCCacatcccagcctctctctaACCAGACCTTCTCCCCACTTCTGCTCCTGTGGCAAGATGCTCCAAGCCCCAGCAAAGCACAGGCCAATATCAGCTGAGAGGTCCATCAGGGAGAGATCtcagtttggaagaggaggagaaggggcttcagactcacctggttgccaagcagaaggaggcaagagaagtggatgagagagcAGGCACTTGCGCTGCCTTTTATACCTGCCCTTCATTGCCGCAGGACCAGAGGCACCCGCGGCAGAGGTAGCAATTCTCGGACAAGCTCATCTTGAATGCAAACCAGCGCAGCTAATGACAtgggctgtgctttggtttcctgcactgatgccttttcatttccagatttgtgCCATGCCCATTGCCCAATGAAGGCTTCTTCTGAGCACTCGGATGAGAGGCCCCAGCATTTGTaggacaggaatgcagcagtgctggcagaagtctcagctCAGGTGCTGGATGAGTCCAGGGCAGGCAAGTGACGTCAGCCTGGGTCACTGTGGTGGGGCTGTCTGCAGTGGTGTTCTGAGGAAGAAGGTCCAGCCACCCTCAGCTGAACACCATGGGCTCCCATGCATGAGGACGTCCTATGTCCttatctttccctccctcctcacatcACCCCAATACTCACTTGTTGTTGCCTCCCCAGGTGTGTGCGTTGTGCTCCTAGGTTTTGACCCCATCCTGCCTAACACTGCCCTCAGGAAAAAATTCTGACCTGTTTTGACTCAGTCCCTCTCTGTGCAGTCTGTGAGCACACAGGTGATGCCATGGGCATGCCTGGGGCCTTGTCCTTGCCCACAATGCTCTAGCATTGCCACAGTTGTCCCCAGGTGTCCTCAGCAGAGTCCTGAGGGTTGGTTGTGTTCCTATGGGTGTTCCTGTCTTGTGTGCTTTTGTGTGCAGCTGTGTTTGCATGGATGGACATGGGAGCACAAATTTGTGCATGATTCCATGCAGGTGTGCGTGAgcctgtgtgtttgtgtgtttactTGCTGGAAGGAAGCTAGATTCCTAGCTGGTGGCAAACCTCATTGCTTTCTCCTGAGGCAACAGGTACTGTgggcaaggaaaaggcagcGGATGCATGCACCTAGAGTTTAGGAAGACCTTTGACAGCCTCTCTCGTACCTCCTTTATGATCAAACTGGAGATGAATGGATTCATGAAGATGCTGATAAGGTGGGTGCAACATTGGCTGGACTATCAGGCTCAAAGAGTAGTGCAAAGCCCAGCTACAAGACACTTAGTAGGACCAATACTCTTGAACATTTTCATGAACACCAGGAATAATGGGAAGGATGGCACTTCCTGCAAGTTTGGGGATAACACCCAACCACAGGAAACACACACTACACTCATCTCTGTTAGCCAACTTGTTCCCAGCAGGTCCAGGAAGTACCTgtttgaaaggaaagagaggagatgGAGTAGGCCCTGGAAGTGCTTTGTGGCAGGAGTAGAGGCAATGAACAGCTGCTGGAACATGGGGAGTTCTGATTAAGAAACAGGCTAAacaggcagctgaagggaggctctgcagcctgctccttacttcccctgggcaggaaatgcgtggctgctctttgcagcccctgcggtggcaggcagctctgggaagctggtgcatgtggcgggtgagggccctgcagctgccgcaGGGCTGGAGCGGGCACTGGGCAGGCTTGTTGTTGGTGGGAGAGGACGGGCAGAGTGGGCTTCCAGGAGACAAAGTTGTGCCCGTGCAGAGCCGCTGAGCACTGGGAGCCTGGGCGAGCCCCCGAGCGGCGCCggcgcagggctcagccccggggcggagctggcggcggcggcgaggagaggagaggagaggagaggagaggagaggagaggagaggagaggagaggagaggagaggagaggagaggagaggagaggagaggagaggagaggagaggagaggagaggagaggagaggagaggagaggagaggagaggagaggagaggagaggagaggagaggagaggagaggagaggagaggagaggagaggagaggagaggagaggagaggagaggagaggagaggagaggagaggagaggagaggagaggagaggagaggagaggagaggagaggagaggagaggagaggagaggagaggagaggagaggagaggagaggagagg
The sequence above is a segment of the Pelecanus crispus isolate bPelCri1 chromosome 18, bPelCri1.pri, whole genome shotgun sequence genome. Coding sequences within it:
- the LOC142595332 gene encoding feather keratin Cos1-1/Cos1-3/Cos2-1-like; the protein is MKGRYKRQRKCLLSHPLLLPPSAWQPDMSCYSPCLPCQPCGPTPLANSCNEPCVRQCQNSTVVIEPSPVVVTLPGPILSSFPQNTVVGSSTSAAVGSILSSQGVPISSGGFDLSCITNRYCGRRCLPC